The proteins below come from a single Candidatus Methylomirabilis limnetica genomic window:
- the def gene encoding peptide deformylase, which yields MPILKVARLGHPVLRQVAPPVRPETIREAEIQRLIDDMIETMREYEGVGVAAPQVHVSQQIAVIESKGNSRYPDAPDIPLTVLINLEVTPLAPALDDDWEGCLSLIDFRGQTPRYRQVRAKALDREGRPFEFIATGFHARVLQHERDHLLGKLFIDRMPSLETLSYLPEFSRYWSR from the coding sequence TTGCCGATCCTGAAGGTCGCGCGTCTAGGGCATCCGGTCTTGCGGCAGGTCGCACCGCCCGTCAGACCGGAGACGATTCGAGAGGCCGAGATCCAGCGCCTCATCGATGACATGATCGAGACGATGCGGGAATACGAAGGCGTCGGGGTTGCGGCGCCCCAGGTCCATGTTTCACAGCAAATTGCTGTGATTGAGTCGAAGGGGAACTCGCGCTACCCTGACGCCCCGGACATCCCGCTGACGGTCCTCATCAATCTGGAGGTAACCCCGCTCGCTCCGGCCCTGGATGACGATTGGGAAGGGTGTCTCAGTCTGATCGATTTCCGGGGGCAGACGCCGCGGTATCGGCAGGTACGGGCGAAGGCGCTTGATCGGGAGGGTCGACCGTTTGAATTCATCGCCACCGGGTTCCACGCGCGGGTGCTCCAACACGAACGCGACCACCTGCTGGGCAAACTCTTTATCGACCGGATGCCCAGTCTCGAGACCCTTTCATATCTTCCCGAGTTCAGCCGCTACTGGAGTCGCTAA
- a CDS encoding TldD/PmbA family protein, which yields MISRQIVEEVLQEAKRKGATAADLVLIENELVTAQVRLRETETLRSAKEVRLGLRLFFDKRSATSSTSDLSKESLARLVEDTAVLAKAIAHDECSGLPPAEECAKSIPDLDLYDPDGEALTVKDQIDRARTAEDAALSYDSRITNSEGAEFASNLYRIIYGSSQGFLGEYRGSTFSLAVTPIASSEDGMQRDHWYSRARHLGAMESPEAIGKRAAERTLRRLGARKIKTQEVPVIFDPDTAANLMRIFCSALFGPALYRGASFLIDRLGDRIAAESISIYDDGTLPGHLGSKPFDGEGLPTRRNAIVENGVLRSYLLDSYSARKLGMKPTGSAARGAGDSPTPWPTNFYLQSGSHEPAEIIRSVDAGLYVTELIGFGVNLVTGDYSQGAVGFWIEKGELTYPVEEITIAGNLKEMLLGIEMVGNDLIFRSSVVAPTLKIRRMTVAGH from the coding sequence ATGATCAGCCGGCAGATCGTCGAGGAAGTCCTGCAAGAGGCAAAGCGAAAAGGCGCCACAGCGGCTGACTTGGTGCTGATCGAGAATGAGCTGGTCACAGCTCAGGTCAGGCTAAGGGAGACCGAAACGCTCCGAAGCGCCAAAGAGGTCCGACTTGGGTTGCGGCTTTTTTTCGACAAACGGTCGGCCACCAGCTCCACCTCAGACCTCTCCAAGGAGTCGCTCGCGCGATTGGTGGAGGATACTGCCGTCCTGGCAAAGGCAATCGCCCACGATGAGTGCTCGGGGCTGCCGCCGGCGGAAGAGTGCGCCAAGAGCATCCCGGATCTTGATCTGTACGATCCTGACGGCGAGGCCCTCACCGTCAAGGACCAGATCGATCGAGCCAGGACGGCTGAGGATGCGGCCCTGTCCTATGACAGCAGGATCACCAATTCCGAGGGGGCAGAGTTCGCGAGCAACCTCTATCGGATCATCTACGGCAGCAGCCAGGGCTTTCTGGGTGAGTATCGAGGCTCGACCTTCAGCCTAGCGGTGACACCCATCGCCTCGTCTGAGGACGGCATGCAACGCGATCACTGGTACTCGCGCGCCAGGCACCTGGGCGCCATGGAGTCGCCTGAAGCGATTGGGAAGCGGGCGGCCGAGCGAACCCTCAGGCGCCTGGGCGCACGGAAGATCAAGACCCAGGAGGTCCCGGTGATCTTCGACCCTGATACCGCTGCCAATCTCATGCGCATCTTCTGTTCTGCGCTCTTCGGTCCAGCCCTCTACCGTGGGGCCTCATTTCTGATCGACAGGCTGGGTGATCGGATCGCCGCTGAGAGTATCTCTATATACGACGATGGCACATTACCCGGCCATCTTGGCTCAAAGCCGTTCGATGGCGAGGGACTCCCAACCCGCCGGAATGCCATCGTAGAAAATGGCGTCCTGCGCAGCTACCTCCTCGATAGCTATTCCGCCCGCAAGCTCGGGATGAAGCCGACCGGCAGCGCGGCTCGAGGCGCCGGCGATTCCCCAACCCCCTGGCCGACGAACTTTTACCTTCAGTCCGGGTCGCACGAGCCGGCTGAGATCATTCGATCGGTGGACGCCGGACTCTATGTCACCGAACTGATCGGTTTCGGCGTGAACCTCGTCACAGGAGACTACTCGCAGGGCGCGGTGGGGTTCTGGATAGAGAAGGGTGAGCTGACCTACCCGGTAGAGGAGATCACCATCGCCGGTAACCTCAAGGAGATGCTCTTGGGGATCGAGATGGTAGGTAATGACCTGATATTTCGCAGCAGCGTCGTCGCCCCCACCCTCAAGATCCGCCGCATGACCGTCGCCGGGCACTGA
- a CDS encoding tetratricopeptide repeat protein produces MQCEMVPKTLEACCKAVELNPENVEARYQLALAYHQARRVKEAIAEMQRVVILDPKYLAAHCQLSLWYYGRCMFHAAIEATKKVLVLDPTNPWANYRIARSYFHLGKLDLAIQSFGKVLEADPTHIIVHYDLGIIYERRRMWHDAIREFSQVVSENPEDSSSHFHLGLAYKRLGNRDLAVGAFMAALNLNAEDTASLEQLHALQG; encoded by the coding sequence ATGCAGTGCGAGATGGTCCCGAAAACTCTTGAGGCATGTTGCAAGGCCGTTGAGCTGAATCCTGAGAACGTCGAAGCCCGGTATCAGCTTGCACTGGCGTACCATCAGGCGAGGCGGGTGAAGGAAGCGATAGCGGAGATGCAACGAGTGGTCATTCTGGATCCTAAGTACCTCGCCGCCCACTGTCAACTCAGCCTTTGGTATTACGGGCGATGCATGTTCCACGCCGCCATTGAAGCCACCAAAAAGGTCTTGGTCCTGGACCCCACCAACCCTTGGGCCAACTATCGAATAGCGAGGTCCTACTTCCATCTGGGCAAGCTGGACCTGGCCATACAGAGTTTTGGGAAGGTGCTGGAGGCGGACCCCACCCATATCATCGTGCATTACGACCTTGGCATTATCTATGAGCGGAGACGGATGTGGCACGACGCGATCCGGGAATTCTCACAGGTGGTGTCCGAGAATCCTGAGGATTCCTCCTCCCACTTCCACCTGGGACTTGCCTATAAGCGGCTGGGAAACCGCGACCTGGCCGTCGGGGCATTCATGGCGGCCCTGAATCTCAATGCCGAAGACACCGCGTCCCTCGAACAGTTGCACGCCCTCCAAGGGTAA
- a CDS encoding alpha-amylase/4-alpha-glucanotransferase domain-containing protein, whose protein sequence is MTDRPTEQTLDRVQDKLRFLLVLHNHQPLGNFDEVIQTLMDRAYRPLLEAVYARPTLKFTLHLSGPLLLWLERRAPDYLDLIGELVQRGQLELLSGGLYEPILAAIPHEDRIAQITLMSERLRSRFGVRPRGLWLTERIWDSAIIPSLIDAGVDYVLMDDRAFLTSGFEAERLHDYYLTEAEGESLAIFPIDKTLRYLIPFRQPDEIEAHLRWIARMGGRLAIAADDGEKFGGWPGTAKWVYEDGWLKGFLDLLEGASDWLVSQTVSEALEGVRPAGLCYLPTCSYIEMEEWSLGPDGGRRFEELKGRLGSDADRFMPNLRGGHWKHFLVRYPEANRAHKKGLALGRLLTEGRGVKQARLEILAAQCNDSYWHGVFGGLYLPHLRHEIWRHLARAEARIRRRQKLKVEAIDIDCDGAPEVWVSSSRFSAQIQPHRGGRLVEWTDFAGEVNLLNTLTRRPEAYHDLIRRAAAQPDRQAQEGIPGIHDLRRATPADLVNGLCYDQWERAAFLDHFFTGPDPLSAWVRGHLDERGDFIEALWNFKPTSRGVVLERLGRVRTEPDPSTELGTGLSHPLHLRKEYAFTDNRRLTVLYRIQNQGSDRMDVRFGVELNFFLPSLAFGQSLITLGDQRVSLDNPAYAAEVERFTVSTREPCLQLRVELDHPVILYTHLVATVSQSEDGYERTVQGVAAMPTWDLCLEPGQEWTGRVRVTVSG, encoded by the coding sequence ATGACGGACAGACCTACTGAGCAGACCCTTGACAGAGTGCAGGACAAGCTCCGTTTTCTGCTTGTCCTGCACAACCATCAGCCTCTGGGTAATTTTGATGAGGTGATCCAGACGCTCATGGACAGGGCCTATCGACCTCTCCTTGAGGCCGTCTACGCCAGACCGACGCTCAAATTCACCCTGCATCTGAGCGGGCCGCTTCTACTGTGGCTGGAGCGCCGAGCGCCGGATTACCTCGATCTCATTGGCGAATTGGTTCAGCGCGGCCAACTGGAGCTCCTGTCGGGAGGGTTATACGAGCCGATCCTGGCGGCCATTCCACACGAGGACCGAATCGCCCAGATCACGCTGATGAGCGAGCGCCTTCGATCCCGTTTCGGTGTTCGCCCGCGCGGCCTGTGGCTGACGGAGCGGATCTGGGACAGTGCGATCATCCCGTCTCTGATAGATGCGGGGGTCGACTATGTCTTGATGGATGACCGAGCCTTTCTCACGTCAGGATTTGAGGCCGAGCGACTGCACGACTACTACCTCACCGAAGCGGAGGGCGAGTCGCTTGCTATCTTCCCGATCGATAAGACGCTCCGGTACCTGATCCCGTTTCGCCAGCCGGACGAGATTGAGGCGCACCTGCGCTGGATCGCACGGATGGGCGGGCGGCTGGCCATCGCGGCTGACGATGGCGAGAAGTTCGGCGGCTGGCCCGGGACGGCAAAGTGGGTCTACGAGGACGGATGGCTGAAGGGGTTCCTGGACCTACTCGAAGGCGCGAGCGACTGGCTCGTATCGCAGACGGTGAGCGAGGCGTTGGAAGGTGTTCGCCCCGCCGGCCTCTGCTACCTGCCTACCTGCTCATATATCGAGATGGAAGAATGGTCCCTCGGGCCGGATGGGGGGCGGCGATTTGAAGAACTTAAGGGCCGTCTCGGCTCGGATGCCGATCGGTTCATGCCGAATCTGCGCGGAGGGCATTGGAAGCATTTCCTGGTCCGGTATCCCGAGGCGAACCGTGCCCACAAGAAGGGTCTGGCGCTTGGCCGACTGCTGACAGAAGGGCGCGGGGTGAAGCAGGCCAGACTTGAGATCCTCGCGGCTCAGTGTAACGACAGCTACTGGCACGGGGTATTCGGCGGCCTGTACCTGCCCCATTTGCGGCATGAGATCTGGCGACATCTGGCGCGCGCCGAGGCCCGGATCCGCCGCCGCCAGAAGCTTAAGGTAGAGGCGATCGATATCGATTGCGACGGGGCGCCGGAGGTCTGGGTCTCGAGCAGCCGCTTCTCGGCCCAGATACAGCCCCATCGCGGCGGTCGGCTGGTGGAGTGGACCGACTTCGCCGGAGAGGTCAATCTTCTTAATACTCTCACGCGCCGCCCAGAGGCCTACCACGACCTGATCAGACGCGCGGCGGCGCAACCCGACAGGCAGGCGCAAGAAGGTATCCCCGGAATTCACGACCTGCGGCGAGCGACGCCGGCCGATCTGGTGAACGGGCTCTGCTACGATCAATGGGAGCGCGCTGCGTTTCTCGACCACTTTTTCACTGGGCCCGATCCGCTGTCGGCCTGGGTCCGCGGTCACCTGGACGAGCGGGGTGATTTCATCGAGGCCCTCTGGAACTTCAAGCCGACATCCAGAGGCGTGGTCCTTGAACGATTAGGACGAGTTCGAACCGAACCCGACCCTTCGACAGAACTCGGGACAGGTCTCAGCCATCCGCTTCACCTACGGAAGGAATATGCCTTCACGGATAATCGGAGACTCACTGTCCTCTACCGGATACAAAATCAGGGAAGCGATCGCATGGATGTTCGCTTCGGGGTAGAACTGAACTTCTTCCTGCCTAGCCTTGCCTTTGGCCAATCGCTCATCACGCTGGGCGACCAGCGCGTCTCGCTTGATAATCCAGCGTACGCAGCCGAGGTCGAGCGCTTCACCGTGTCCACCCGGGAGCCGTGCCTACAGCTTCGCGTCGAACTCGACCATCCCGTCATCCTATACACCCACCTGGTAGCAACGGTTTCGCAATCGGAAGATGGGTACGAACGAACCGTGCAGGGGGTAGCGGCCATGCCGACCTGGGATCTCTGCCTTGAGCCGGGTCAGGAGTGGACAGGGCGGGTGAGGGTGACAGTGTCGGGATGA
- the glgB gene encoding 1,4-alpha-glucan branching protein GlgB, which translates to MSSALTAEAIEAIVRGGHGDPFAVLGPHEVRIASGPCVVVRAFLPDAREATVVPADGTSKDQPMELVHPDGLFEVVVPTAGGLFPYRLRVVDQQGQGCEIEDPYRFPQTLSDYDLHLIGEGSHLRNYEKLGAHLMTLGGVPGVCFAVWAPNAKRVSVVGDFNSWDGRRHPMRNHPGNGIWDLFIPGLAEDALYKFEIKSASGEPIALKADPFAFAFEPPPRTASRVFNIDAYRWGDASWMDARAHQNALERPVAIYEVHLGSWMRVSQEGNRFLTYRELAHRLADYVTEMGYTHVELLPITEHPFYGSWGYQTIGYFAPTCRYGTPTDFMCFVDYLHQRGIGVILDWVPSHFPRDPHGLAYFDGTHLYEHEDPRKGEHREWGTLTFNYGRKEVDNFLLGNALFWLERYHLDGLRVDAVASMLYLDYSRKHGEWIPNIHGGNENLEAVAFLRRFNELVYERHPGVMTIAEESTAWPQVSRPTYVGGLGFGLKWSMGWMHDMLGYMALDPIHRSYRHNNLTFGLLYAFTENFTLPLSHDEVVHGKGSLLGKMSGDTWQKFANLRCLSVYMYGHPGKKLLFMGGEFGQWREWDHDQSMDWHLLTEGPHHKGLQLLMRNLNHLYRSQPALYEVDFEHRGFEWIDCHDWHGSTVAFLRRAKDPNDFVVVVCNFTPVPRHDYRIGVPTGGYYVELLNSDAAIYGGGNIGNGGGITAEPIPTHGRPFSLRLTIPPLAGLILKPTTTPGPA; encoded by the coding sequence ATGTCTTCCGCGCTTACCGCTGAGGCGATCGAGGCGATTGTTCGGGGTGGGCATGGCGACCCGTTCGCTGTGTTGGGCCCGCATGAGGTGCGCATCGCCTCAGGGCCATGCGTCGTCGTGCGCGCCTTCCTCCCGGATGCCAGGGAGGCAACGGTCGTCCCCGCTGATGGCACGAGCAAGGACCAGCCCATGGAGCTGGTGCACCCGGATGGTCTCTTCGAGGTCGTCGTTCCGACGGCGGGCGGCCTCTTTCCCTATCGACTGCGTGTCGTAGATCAGCAGGGACAGGGATGCGAGATCGAGGACCCTTACCGTTTTCCCCAGACCTTGAGTGACTATGACCTGCATCTGATTGGCGAGGGCAGCCATCTTAGAAATTATGAAAAGTTGGGGGCCCACCTGATGACCCTTGGTGGCGTGCCTGGGGTGTGCTTTGCGGTCTGGGCCCCCAATGCCAAAAGAGTCAGCGTCGTCGGGGACTTCAATAGCTGGGACGGCCGGCGTCATCCGATGCGAAATCATCCCGGAAACGGCATATGGGATCTCTTCATCCCGGGACTCGCAGAGGACGCGCTGTACAAATTCGAGATCAAGTCGGCATCCGGCGAGCCGATTGCCCTCAAAGCCGACCCGTTCGCCTTTGCCTTCGAGCCACCACCCCGAACCGCCTCGCGCGTGTTCAACATTGATGCCTACCGGTGGGGGGATGCGTCGTGGATGGACGCGCGAGCACATCAGAACGCGCTTGAGCGACCGGTCGCGATCTACGAGGTGCATCTGGGTTCCTGGATGCGGGTATCTCAGGAGGGGAATCGTTTTCTGACCTATCGAGAGCTGGCTCACCGGCTTGCGGATTACGTCACCGAGATGGGGTACACCCACGTCGAACTACTCCCGATCACGGAGCACCCGTTTTACGGCTCGTGGGGATACCAAACAATCGGCTACTTCGCGCCAACCTGCCGGTATGGAACGCCAACCGACTTCATGTGCTTCGTTGATTACCTACATCAGCGCGGGATCGGCGTGATCCTTGACTGGGTCCCATCCCATTTCCCCCGCGACCCGCACGGGTTGGCCTACTTCGACGGGACCCACCTCTATGAGCATGAAGATCCCCGCAAGGGCGAACATCGCGAGTGGGGCACGCTCACCTTTAATTACGGCCGAAAGGAGGTGGACAACTTCCTGCTGGGCAATGCGCTCTTCTGGCTTGAACGCTATCACCTGGATGGGCTGCGGGTGGACGCGGTGGCCTCGATGCTCTACCTGGACTATTCCCGGAAACACGGAGAGTGGATCCCTAACATCCATGGCGGCAACGAGAATCTGGAGGCGGTCGCCTTCCTTCGGCGGTTCAACGAGCTGGTCTACGAGCGCCATCCTGGCGTGATGACCATTGCTGAAGAGTCCACAGCATGGCCCCAGGTCTCGCGCCCGACCTACGTAGGCGGGCTCGGCTTTGGGTTGAAGTGGAGCATGGGGTGGATGCATGACATGCTCGGGTATATGGCGCTCGACCCAATCCATCGAAGCTACCGCCATAACAACCTGACCTTCGGTCTGCTCTACGCCTTCACCGAAAACTTCACCCTGCCTCTTTCGCACGATGAGGTGGTGCATGGGAAAGGCTCACTGCTCGGAAAGATGTCGGGCGATACCTGGCAGAAGTTCGCCAACCTGCGTTGCCTCTCTGTCTACATGTATGGGCATCCCGGCAAGAAGCTCTTATTCATGGGAGGGGAGTTCGGCCAGTGGCGCGAGTGGGATCATGACCAGAGCATGGACTGGCACCTCCTTACGGAAGGCCCCCACCACAAAGGCTTACAGTTACTGATGCGCAACCTGAACCACCTCTACCGGTCACAACCGGCCCTATACGAAGTCGATTTCGAACATCGCGGTTTCGAGTGGATCGACTGCCATGACTGGCATGGGAGTACCGTCGCCTTCCTGCGCCGGGCGAAGGACCCGAACGACTTTGTGGTAGTGGTCTGTAACTTCACCCCCGTACCCAGACACGACTATCGCATCGGCGTGCCGACCGGGGGCTACTATGTGGAGCTCCTGAACTCAGACGCCGCGATCTACGGTGGCGGCAACATCGGGAATGGTGGCGGCATTACGGCAGAACCGATCCCCACTCATGGACGGCCGTTCTCATTGCGCCTCACTATTCCTCCATTGGCCGGATTGATCCTTAAGCCCACAACCACGCCTGGTCCAGCATGA
- the tldD gene encoding metalloprotease TldD produces MATQLMKPERFFLEKFGLTERHLERGLGAALGRQIDDADLYFEYRISESMLLEEGIIKQATKNINQGVGVRALAHEKTGYAFSDEISVENLELAGARAKGIAERAGVGTPPPVKVGGTPPHDLYPVHLQPIEIPLEKKIDLLQRIDAIARSADPRIVQVMASFACESKIVLIATSAGVMVGDIQPLSRLNITCIAQEGDNRQVGSWGGGGRADFEFFLEGGRFERYAKEAARLAIMNLSAADAPAGTMDVVLGPGWPGILLHEAIGHGLEGDFNRKKTSAFSDRIGQQVGSPLVTVVDDGTIPGRRGSLNIDDEGTPTGRTVLIERGILRGYLQDRLNARLMGMEPTGNGRRESYAYQPLPRMTNTFMLPGDSTQEEIIRSVKHGLYAVTFGGGQVDITSGKFVFSASEAYMIEDGKVTMPVRGATLIGHGPDVLTRVTMVGNDLSLDEGVGTCGKDGQSVPVGVGLPTIKIEGLTVGGTQGMPKGERSQ; encoded by the coding sequence ATGGCGACGCAACTGATGAAACCGGAGCGATTTTTCCTGGAGAAGTTCGGGCTGACGGAGCGGCATCTGGAACGGGGACTGGGGGCCGCCCTTGGCCGACAGATCGATGACGCTGATCTCTACTTCGAGTACCGGATCAGCGAGTCCATGCTGCTCGAGGAGGGGATAATCAAGCAGGCGACAAAGAACATCAACCAGGGGGTCGGCGTCCGGGCCCTCGCCCATGAGAAGACCGGGTACGCCTTTTCCGACGAGATCAGCGTAGAGAACCTGGAACTCGCCGGCGCCCGAGCCAAGGGGATCGCTGAGCGGGCGGGCGTTGGGACTCCTCCACCGGTGAAGGTTGGCGGCACGCCTCCCCATGATCTGTACCCGGTTCACCTCCAGCCAATAGAGATTCCGCTGGAGAAAAAAATCGATCTGCTCCAGCGAATCGATGCCATCGCCAGGAGCGCAGACCCCCGGATCGTCCAGGTGATGGCATCATTTGCCTGCGAGTCCAAGATCGTTCTGATCGCGACCTCTGCCGGCGTCATGGTCGGCGACATCCAGCCGCTCTCTCGCCTGAACATCACCTGCATCGCCCAAGAGGGCGACAACAGGCAGGTCGGGAGCTGGGGCGGAGGCGGCCGGGCCGACTTTGAGTTCTTCCTGGAGGGGGGCCGCTTCGAGCGCTACGCCAAAGAGGCCGCCCGCCTGGCCATCATGAACCTCAGCGCGGCCGACGCGCCCGCCGGAACGATGGACGTCGTCCTCGGCCCAGGATGGCCCGGGATCTTGCTGCACGAGGCTATCGGCCACGGCCTTGAAGGCGACTTCAACCGGAAGAAGACCTCGGCCTTCTCTGATCGGATCGGGCAGCAGGTGGGCTCTCCGCTTGTTACCGTAGTGGACGATGGCACGATCCCCGGACGCCGTGGCTCGCTGAATATCGATGACGAGGGAACGCCGACCGGACGCACGGTTCTGATCGAGCGCGGGATCCTGCGGGGGTATCTGCAAGATCGCTTGAATGCGCGCCTGATGGGAATGGAACCCACAGGCAACGGCCGACGCGAGAGCTATGCCTATCAGCCGCTCCCACGCATGACCAACACATTCATGCTGCCTGGCGACTCGACGCAAGAGGAGATCATCAGATCTGTCAAGCACGGCCTGTACGCCGTGACCTTCGGCGGCGGCCAAGTGGACATCACGAGCGGCAAGTTCGTCTTTTCGGCCAGCGAGGCCTACATGATTGAGGACGGGAAGGTCACAATGCCGGTCAGGGGCGCAACGTTGATCGGCCACGGCCCGGATGTTCTCACCAGGGTTACCATGGTAGGCAATGATCTTTCACTGGACGAGGGGGTTGGGACGTGCGGTAAGGACGGTCAATCGGTCCCCGTAGGCGTGGGCCTCCCTACCATCAAGATCGAGGGGCTGACAGTGGGCGGGACCCAGGGCATGCCAAAGGGGGAGCGAAGCCAATGA
- a CDS encoding DUF4160 domain-containing protein has translation MPEISRFFGIVIKMFFDDHNPPHFHAEYGGDLALIDIRTLAVFSGRLPPRVTGLVIEWATLHQRELLADWDRARAQEELQKIAPLE, from the coding sequence ATGCCTGAGATCAGCCGTTTCTTCGGCATCGTCATCAAGATGTTCTTCGACGATCATAACCCGCCGCACTTTCATGCAGAGTATGGCGGCGACCTTGCCTTGATCGATATCCGAACTCTGGCCGTATTTTCCGGACGGTTGCCGCCTCGCGTAACAGGTCTTGTGATTGAGTGGGCGACGCTTCATCAGCGGGAGCTTCTCGCCGATTGGGATAGGGCACGAGCGCAGGAGGAACTTCAGAAGATCGCGCCCTTGGAATGA
- a CDS encoding helix-turn-helix domain-containing protein, translating into MKIRAVTGNNRKKVFEVTTSTRAWVFPYAKLDPQPTVQDPLERVFVDQELSREGFTYILTSGMEGTVHLEQVLEYNQDPGYLRDALLYKLTIEAQQRVQASPLSKREIVRRLGTSATQLYRLMDQTNYRKTIDQLLSLLHVLDCDVDLVVRATRARPGRAA; encoded by the coding sequence ATGAAGATCCGAGCGGTGACCGGCAACAACCGCAAGAAAGTGTTTGAGGTCACAACCTCGACCAGGGCATGGGTCTTCCCCTACGCCAAACTCGACCCCCAGCCCACGGTCCAGGATCCCCTTGAACGGGTTTTCGTGGACCAGGAACTGAGCCGGGAAGGGTTCACGTATATTCTCACGTCGGGGATGGAGGGGACGGTGCACCTGGAGCAGGTCCTGGAATACAACCAGGATCCTGGCTACTTACGGGATGCACTCCTGTACAAGCTCACCATCGAAGCCCAACAGCGGGTTCAGGCCAGCCCCCTTTCGAAACGAGAGATCGTCCGTCGGCTGGGGACGTCTGCCACGCAGTTGTACCGCCTCATGGATCAAACCAACTATCGAAAAACGATAGACCAACTACTGTCCCTCCTTCATGTCCTGGACTGCGACGTCGATCTTGTTGTACGAGCTACCAGGGCGCGACCCGGCAGAGCTGCCTAA
- a CDS encoding DUF4160 domain-containing protein, producing MFVTWKGDHTPRHVHVYRDGQFIVTWDLENLKPMKGEAPRRVIELIGELESEGRL from the coding sequence ATGTTCGTGACGTGGAAGGGGGACCACACACCTCGACACGTGCATGTCTACCGCGACGGACAGTTCATCGTGACGTGGGATCTTGAGAACCTGAAACCGATGAAAGGCGAGGCACCCCGCAGGGTTATCGAACTCATTGGAGAGCTTGAGTCTGAGGGACGGCTATGA
- a CDS encoding DUF2442 domain-containing protein produces the protein MRRISKVKVLPGYRLELEFDDGVCGIVDLSETVGKGVFALWRDPLVFDQVRIGSFGELVWDDRIDLCPDALYLKVTGKKPEDIFPALRGQPTHA, from the coding sequence ATGAGAAGGATTTCCAAGGTTAAGGTCTTGCCAGGGTATCGGCTGGAGTTGGAATTCGACGATGGGGTATGTGGCATTGTGGATCTCTCTGAAACCGTCGGCAAGGGTGTGTTCGCCCTGTGGCGCGACCCGCTCGTCTTCGATCAGGTTCGTATCGGTTCATTCGGAGAACTGGTCTGGGACGACCGGATTGATCTGTGCCCGGATGCACTCTACCTCAAGGTAACGGGCAAGAAACCGGAAGACATTTTCCCTGCGCTACGCGGCCAGCCCACCCATGCCTGA
- a CDS encoding (deoxy)nucleoside triphosphate pyrophosphohydrolase — MSEVAPTVEVAAGLIVRDGKILIAQRLGNVPLAGLWEFPGGKRKPGESFEACLMREVMEELGLTIAVEEQVASAEHHEAGRQIQLRFYRCTILAGEPRILECEAYRWVAPAEISAYQFPPADLPLVHQIASGQRIIA; from the coding sequence ATGTCTGAAGTTGCGCCGACCGTCGAGGTAGCGGCCGGCCTCATCGTCCGGGACGGGAAGATCCTCATTGCCCAGCGTCTAGGCAACGTCCCCTTGGCGGGGCTGTGGGAGTTTCCGGGCGGTAAGCGGAAGCCTGGTGAGAGCTTCGAGGCCTGCCTGATGAGAGAGGTCATGGAAGAACTGGGGCTGACTATCGCTGTTGAAGAACAGGTGGCTTCCGCCGAGCACCACGAGGCTGGGCGCCAGATCCAACTCCGTTTTTACCGGTGCACCATCCTGGCTGGTGAACCCCGCATCCTCGAGTGTGAAGCCTATCGCTGGGTTGCTCCGGCGGAAATCTCTGCCTACCAATTTCCACCCGCCGATCTACCGCTGGTTCATCAAATTGCCTCGGGTCAGCGTATCATCGCTTAG
- a CDS encoding cob(I)yrinic acid a,c-diamide adenosyltransferase produces the protein MKIYTRKGDKGETGLIGGKRVLKSALRVEAYGEIDELNAVLGWIRAKLTDETIRADLLQIQRDLFAVGAQLADPSGHVEEKAEKTGISEGRVRELEGIIDRYDAVLSPLRAFILPGGSECGALLHLTRTVCRRAERRMVALSQDVPLSPVLIAYINRLSDLLFTLARAANREAGIEEIPW, from the coding sequence ATGAAGATCTATACGCGGAAGGGTGATAAAGGCGAAACTGGGCTGATCGGCGGGAAGAGGGTGTTGAAGTCCGCCCTTCGAGTCGAGGCCTATGGGGAGATTGACGAGCTGAACGCCGTCCTGGGCTGGATCAGGGCCAAATTGACGGACGAGACGATCAGGGCAGACCTTTTGCAGATCCAGCGCGACCTCTTCGCCGTCGGCGCGCAGCTCGCCGACCCGAGCGGCCATGTTGAAGAGAAGGCCGAGAAGACGGGAATCAGCGAGGGAAGGGTTCGAGAACTCGAAGGGATCATCGACCGGTACGATGCTGTGCTGAGCCCGCTGCGAGCCTTCATCCTGCCCGGCGGTTCAGAGTGTGGCGCGCTGCTCCACCTGACCAGGACTGTCTGCCGGAGGGCAGAGCGGCGAATGGTCGCGTTGTCCCAGGACGTGCCGCTTTCGCCGGTGCTCATTGCTTATATCAATCGGCTCTCCGACCTCCTCTTCACCTTGGCCAGGGCGGCCAATCGTGAGGCGGGGATCGAAGAGATTCCTTGGTAA